Proteins from one Sphingomonas sp. HF-S4 genomic window:
- a CDS encoding aspartyl/asparaginyl beta-hydroxylase domain-containing protein has protein sequence MTRPWYNILGGRYPGSEPCFYDSAALPWTKVLEDNWEVMRDELIALMEARPAQVRPYFINHAMSFPPRQWKTMGLSFWRFTMHANCRRCPETMRILKTIPGVTSCSLSILEPGANINPHQGDTDAIIRCHLGLVIPAGLPDCGFQVGPDIRAWEQGKALPFCDAQTHTAWNHSQARRLIMIVDVIRPEFRPQQNWVCAHVLASSVIQMTYQSAPFLNNWPGFVKRALYSAIRIAIHAYLPLQRRFR, from the coding sequence GTGACCAGACCCTGGTACAATATCCTCGGGGGCCGCTACCCCGGCAGCGAGCCGTGCTTCTATGACAGCGCGGCGCTGCCCTGGACGAAAGTGCTGGAGGACAATTGGGAAGTGATGCGCGACGAGCTGATCGCGCTGATGGAGGCCCGGCCTGCCCAAGTGCGCCCCTATTTCATCAACCACGCTATGTCGTTCCCGCCGCGGCAGTGGAAGACCATGGGCCTGTCTTTCTGGCGGTTTACCATGCATGCCAACTGCAGGCGCTGCCCCGAGACGATGCGGATATTGAAAACCATTCCAGGGGTGACTTCGTGCTCACTGAGCATTCTTGAACCGGGCGCGAACATCAATCCGCATCAAGGCGACACAGATGCGATCATACGGTGCCACCTCGGCCTCGTGATCCCCGCTGGCCTGCCGGATTGCGGTTTTCAGGTCGGACCGGACATCCGCGCATGGGAACAAGGCAAAGCCTTGCCCTTTTGCGATGCCCAAACCCACACCGCATGGAACCATAGCCAAGCTCGCCGGCTGATCATGATCGTCGATGTCATCCGCCCCGAATTCCGCCCACAGCAGAACTGGGTCTGCGCCCACGTTCTCGCCTCATCAGTCATCCAGATGACCTACCAATCCGCCCCATTCCTCAACAATTGGCCGGGCTTCGTAAAACGCGCCCTCTACTCAGCCATCCGCATCGCCATCCACGCCTACCTGCCCCTACAACGCCGGTTCCGATGA
- a CDS encoding Atxe2 family lasso peptide isopeptidase, with product MALAVAASLLAPAAAWAAPDCTDLVPSGAKLPARNLVPEDLARLRDIGPVDPNQQDEGLFSVSPDGRHAAFQLRRGDPATNGFCLAMLVVDLGTGAVRMVDRGGDFIRLRFDARGVASFPSGFADPITPRWSPDGKWIVYRRRDRGGVQLWRARADGSGSEAVTDSVDDVDDFRVAADGMGLVYATKPGLRDASAAIDKEGLSGFHYDDRFVPAASNRPFPLAPIARAAWYLDLASRAVRPATPGEAALLDKGAMQEGSWSEATSAVGDRAWLQVPARTLYSSPGRLVVTRRGRRLSCSAPECGEANQPWWVGGTVRFVRREGWANSVTAIYEWKPGTPGVRRLYATEDLFLGCVPTDATLICLREGSLQPRRLEQLDPASGRRTLLFDPNPEFASLKLGRVERLHSRNSFGMESFADLVLPVGYVPGRRYPLVVVQYNSRGFLRGGTGDDYPIQAFANRGFAVLSFDRPRSVGFKSTTDTPEAERINLKDFADRRSVLEAIESPVRLAIDRGIADPRRIGITGLSDGASTVQYALLHSKLFSAFAMSSCCWDTSLPLRVGPMAARQFHQMGYPRTVDDDTTAQDFWRSFSVSRNARDIHAPLLAQVSDDEFWVALQSVTALRELDRPVDLYVFPNEHHVKWQPAHRLAVYTRAIDWFDYWLNGAEAPGRKDETDRWGAMRRRMAIVHR from the coding sequence ATGGCGCTCGCCGTCGCCGCCTCGCTCCTCGCCCCGGCGGCGGCGTGGGCCGCCCCGGACTGCACCGACCTGGTGCCGTCCGGGGCAAAATTGCCCGCCCGCAATCTCGTGCCGGAGGATCTGGCGCGCCTGCGCGACATCGGGCCGGTCGATCCCAACCAGCAGGACGAGGGGCTGTTCTCGGTTTCGCCGGACGGCCGACACGCCGCGTTCCAGCTCCGGCGCGGCGATCCCGCCACCAACGGCTTTTGCCTGGCGATGCTGGTGGTGGACCTTGGTACCGGCGCCGTGCGCATGGTCGATCGCGGCGGGGATTTCATCCGGCTTCGCTTCGATGCGCGCGGCGTCGCGAGCTTCCCGAGCGGCTTCGCCGACCCGATCACGCCGCGCTGGTCGCCCGACGGCAAATGGATCGTCTATCGCCGCCGCGACCGCGGCGGCGTGCAGCTGTGGCGCGCCCGGGCGGACGGCAGCGGCAGCGAAGCCGTCACGGACAGCGTCGACGACGTGGACGACTTCCGGGTTGCCGCCGACGGCATGGGCCTCGTCTATGCGACCAAGCCGGGTCTGCGCGATGCGTCGGCCGCGATCGACAAGGAGGGGCTGTCGGGCTTCCACTATGACGACCGCTTCGTGCCGGCGGCGAGCAATCGTCCGTTCCCGTTGGCGCCGATCGCGCGGGCGGCATGGTATCTCGACCTGGCCAGCCGGGCGGTGCGTCCGGCGACGCCCGGGGAGGCCGCGCTGCTCGACAAGGGCGCGATGCAGGAGGGCAGCTGGAGCGAGGCGACTTCCGCGGTGGGCGACCGGGCATGGCTGCAGGTCCCGGCCAGGACGCTCTATTCCTCGCCAGGCCGGCTGGTGGTGACGAGGCGCGGACGTAGGCTGTCGTGCAGTGCGCCCGAATGCGGCGAGGCGAACCAGCCCTGGTGGGTCGGTGGCACAGTCCGCTTCGTTCGCCGCGAAGGCTGGGCCAACAGCGTCACTGCGATCTACGAGTGGAAGCCGGGCACGCCCGGCGTGCGCCGGCTCTATGCGACCGAGGACCTTTTCCTTGGCTGCGTACCGACGGATGCGACGCTCATTTGCCTGCGCGAGGGATCGCTCCAGCCCCGGCGGCTCGAGCAGCTCGACCCGGCCAGCGGACGACGCACGCTGTTGTTCGACCCGAACCCCGAGTTCGCGAGCCTCAAGCTGGGCCGGGTCGAGCGGCTGCACTCGCGCAACAGCTTCGGCATGGAATCCTTCGCCGACCTCGTCCTGCCGGTCGGCTATGTGCCCGGCAGGCGCTATCCGCTGGTCGTCGTGCAATACAACTCGCGCGGCTTCCTGCGCGGCGGGACCGGCGACGACTATCCGATCCAGGCCTTCGCCAATCGGGGCTTCGCGGTGCTGAGCTTCGATCGGCCGCGCTCGGTCGGCTTCAAGTCCACCACGGACACCCCTGAGGCCGAAAGGATCAACCTCAAGGACTTTGCCGACCGGCGCAGCGTGCTCGAGGCGATCGAGAGCCCGGTGCGGCTAGCGATCGATCGCGGCATCGCAGACCCCAGGCGGATCGGGATCACCGGGTTGAGCGACGGCGCGTCCACAGTCCAGTATGCGCTGCTCCACAGCAAGCTGTTCTCGGCTTTCGCGATGAGCAGCTGCTGCTGGGATACCAGCCTGCCGCTCCGGGTCGGTCCGATGGCGGCGCGGCAGTTCCACCAGATGGGCTATCCCCGGACCGTCGACGACGACACGACCGCCCAGGACTTCTGGCGTAGCTTCTCCGTCTCCCGAAACGCCCGGGATATCCACGCGCCGCTCCTCGCGCAGGTATCGGACGACGAATTTTGGGTCGCGTTGCAGAGCGTCACGGCGCTGCGCGAGCTGGACCGTCCGGTCGACCTCTATGTCTTCCCGAACGAGCATCACGTCAAATGGCAACCTGCACACCGGCTCGCGGTCTATACTCGGGCGATCGACTGGTTCGACTATTGGCTGAATGGGGCGGAGGCACCCGGACGGAAGGACGAAACCGATCGCTGGGGGGCGATGCGCAGGCGGATGGCCATTGTGCACAGGTAA